From a single Myxococcota bacterium genomic region:
- a CDS encoding SDR family oxidoreductase → MRFEGQVALVTGGASGIGRAAAEQFSREGARVVVADRDAAAAEACAQAIRDAGGDTLPVVVDVAREDSVAELLDTAVTHYGRLDAAFNNAGVSSHPMPFVDVSEQEWHRVVSVNLTGVFFCMKHQLRVMLAQEPVDGLRGALCASASGAARVPAPGQPHYTAAKHGLLGLVKLVAQEQLAQGIRSNAILPGATDTPMMRDNPPEFVKMLERYSPGGKLGRAEDVAAAAVWLCSREARHVNGQSIVVDGGGILI, encoded by the coding sequence ATGCGTTTCGAAGGACAGGTCGCCCTCGTGACGGGCGGCGCCAGCGGCATCGGCCGCGCGGCGGCAGAACAGTTCTCGCGCGAAGGAGCGCGTGTAGTGGTGGCCGACCGCGACGCTGCGGCCGCCGAGGCCTGCGCCCAGGCCATCCGCGACGCGGGGGGAGACACGCTGCCCGTGGTGGTCGACGTCGCCCGCGAAGACAGCGTCGCCGAGTTGCTGGATACCGCCGTCACGCACTACGGCCGGCTCGACGCGGCGTTCAACAACGCCGGAGTGTCCTCCCACCCGATGCCGTTCGTCGACGTCAGCGAACAGGAATGGCACCGGGTCGTGTCTGTGAACCTCACCGGCGTCTTCTTCTGCATGAAGCACCAACTGCGGGTGATGCTCGCCCAGGAGCCCGTAGACGGTCTGCGCGGGGCGCTGTGTGCCAGCGCTTCTGGTGCCGCGCGGGTGCCCGCACCGGGCCAACCCCACTACACGGCCGCGAAGCACGGCCTGCTCGGCCTGGTGAAGCTGGTGGCCCAGGAGCAGCTCGCCCAGGGCATCCGCAGCAACGCGATCCTGCCCGGTGCCACCGACACGCCGATGATGCGCGACAACCCGCCCGAGTTCGTGAAGATGCTCGAGCGCTATTCGCCCGGCGGGAAGCTCGGACGCGCCGAGGACGTGGCCGCTGCCGCCGTGTGGCTCTGCTCGCGCGAAGCCCGCCACGTGAACGGCCAGTCGATCGTCGTGGACGGCGGTGGGATCCTGATCTGA
- a CDS encoding class I SAM-dependent methyltransferase yields the protein MSESPDDAQRAREVFFALHEGLPRQAPGHASCTASALGFVRRQREPRRVLDVGCGPGAQTVDLAQLLPRAHFTAVDLYPPFVEEARARLADAGCGDRVTVEVGDMAELPFPEASFDLVWCEGAAYILGVETALASWRPLLEDGGCVAFTDAAWLRVDPSEAARAFWETDYPSMSDVATLLRRVEAERYRVLGHFVLPASAWDAYYAPLTERTDAYAASHPHDPVVDLVLASTRREIDLYANHGDCYGYVFVIAEKA from the coding sequence GTGAGCGAGTCCCCCGACGACGCGCAGCGCGCGCGCGAGGTCTTCTTCGCGCTACACGAGGGGTTGCCGCGCCAGGCGCCGGGCCACGCGTCGTGCACCGCCAGCGCCCTCGGCTTCGTGCGCCGACAGCGCGAGCCGCGACGCGTCCTCGACGTCGGCTGCGGCCCGGGCGCGCAGACCGTCGACCTGGCGCAGCTCTTGCCTCGGGCCCATTTCACGGCGGTCGACCTCTATCCTCCGTTCGTCGAGGAAGCCCGTGCGCGCCTCGCGGACGCCGGCTGTGGCGACCGGGTGACGGTCGAGGTGGGCGACATGGCGGAGCTCCCGTTTCCCGAGGCGAGCTTCGATCTCGTATGGTGCGAAGGAGCCGCATACATCCTCGGCGTCGAGACGGCACTCGCCAGCTGGCGTCCGCTGCTCGAAGACGGTGGCTGTGTCGCTTTCACCGATGCCGCCTGGCTGCGCGTCGACCCTTCCGAGGCAGCGCGCGCCTTCTGGGAAACCGACTACCCGAGCATGAGTGACGTCGCGACCCTGCTGCGCCGGGTCGAGGCCGAGCGCTACCGCGTCCTCGGCCACTTCGTGTTGCCGGCGAGCGCCTGGGACGCCTACTACGCGCCACTCACCGAGCGCACCGATGCCTATGCAGCGTCCCACCCGCACGACCCGGTGGTCGATCTCGTCCTGGCCTCGACCCGCCGCGAGATCGATCTCTACGCAAACCATGGTGACTGCTATGGGTACGTTTTCGTGATCGCGGAGAAGGCTTGA